Proteins from a single region of Candidatus Bathyarchaeia archaeon:
- a CDS encoding NUDIX domain-containing protein: MAPDDCSRHTLVSHVAVLHHNSALLVKYREMPDGQKGWFLPNDDLKHVEHPEEGAKRILREQVGIEPSTLKLAQIESFVGNNKTWHLIFDFLAFPLSMKITKAPSLLDAQWFEIDKLPPASEFAHHGWGHSALLKLAKP; the protein is encoded by the coding sequence TTGGCTCCTGATGATTGTTCCAGGCACACGCTCGTCTCCCATGTCGCCGTCCTTCATCACAACTCCGCTCTCCTTGTGAAGTACCGAGAAATGCCTGATGGCCAAAAGGGCTGGTTCCTCCCAAACGACGACTTGAAACACGTTGAGCATCCTGAAGAAGGAGCTAAGAGAATATTGAGAGAACAGGTGGGAATTGAACCTTCGACCCTGAAGCTCGCTCAGATAGAATCTTTTGTAGGCAACAACAAGACCTGGCACTTGATCTTTGACTTTCTAGCCTTTCCATTATCCATGAAAATCACCAAGGCTCCGAGCCTACTGGACGCTCAATGGTTCGAAATCGACAAACTCCCACCCGCCTCCGAGTTCGCTCATCACGGATGGGGCCACTCAGCCCTACTCAAACTCGCGAAACCCTAG
- a CDS encoding zinc ribbon domain-containing protein yields the protein MEQSISVTAARFQHRDLSILVGILSGTLLVVFASENPLSNFQPIDLVIFFAVPALAGAIAGFTSAGQSRQNGAIVGVVIGLVYGILNGLRLGNSVGGEQVLFLILTIPIWGFLGGYGSMLAHRTIEGSSLENAVLPWPDDTPRTGPVQGPKICENCKTANPADALFCKSCGTKLGQISSRA from the coding sequence ATGGAGCAATCGATCTCCGTAACAGCAGCAAGATTCCAACACCGAGATCTCTCAATCCTAGTTGGAATACTATCTGGAACACTACTGGTTGTCTTTGCATCTGAAAACCCATTATCAAATTTTCAACCCATTGATCTAGTCATCTTCTTTGCAGTTCCTGCTCTTGCAGGCGCAATTGCCGGATTCACATCCGCTGGCCAGTCAAGGCAAAACGGTGCTATCGTCGGAGTCGTCATAGGACTTGTGTACGGGATACTGAACGGGCTTCGACTTGGCAACTCGGTAGGAGGAGAACAGGTTCTCTTTCTCATCCTCACCATTCCGATCTGGGGATTTCTAGGAGGCTATGGCTCCATGCTCGCTCATCGGACAATAGAAGGAAGCTCACTAGAGAATGCTGTTCTGCCATGGCCGGACGACACTCCACGAACTGGACCCGTGCAAGGGCCAAAGATCTGCGAAAACTGCAAGACAGCGAATCCTGCCGACGCGCTATTCTGTAAGAGCTGCGGAACAAAACTCGGCCAGATCTCCTCACGGGCCTAA